The DNA region GGTGATCCTGGTGTCTACGATCGTCCTGTTGGCCCTGGTGGTGCAGCTATTTGTGCAGGGGTATCCCCGGTTAAATTGGCAGTTTTTCACGTCTTTTCCTAGCAGTAATTACCAGGAAGCCGGGATCCTGGCAGCCTGGGTCGGTTCCTTTCTGGTGATGCTGGTGACAGTCACGATCGCAGTGCCGCTAGGGGTGGCTGCTGGGATTTACCTGGAAGAGTATGGTGGCAAGAATTGGTTGGCTGCCATTATTGAAATTAACGTGACCAACCTGGCTGGTGTGCCCTCAATTGTCTATGGACTTCTGGCTTTGGGCTTTTTTAACGACACCCTGGGCTTAGGTGACAGTATTTCGACCGCAGGGTTGACGTTGGCTTTGCTGATCTTACCGATCGTGATTGTGACTACTCGGGAAGCCTTACGAGCTATTCCCAATAGCTTGCGGGAGGCGGCCTATGCGGTGGGATCGAGTAAATGGCAGGTGATCTGGGATCATATTCTGCCTTGTTCATACGGCAGCATTTTAACAGGGATCATTATTGGCTTGTCGCGGGCGATCGGTGAAACAGCTCCTTTGATTACGATCGGAGCACTCACCTTTATTGCCTTTCTGCCTCCTGCGCCGATTCAGCCTGATTTTCCTTTCATCTCCTTTGAATGGCTGAAGGCTCCGTTTACTGTGATGCCGATTCAAATGTTCAACTGGGTTTCCCGTCCGGAGCCAGAATTTCAGGTGAATGCTGCCGCCGCTGGGGCTGTTCTGATTGTCATGACTCTGACCATGAATGGTCTTGCTATCTATCTTCGTTATCGTTTTCGGAAAGGGGTGAAATGGTAGACGATCGCTCAAGCCATGTTGCCAACGCTGCCGAGTTGGATCCAAAGGCAGAGGTGCGCAACCTCAGTTTTTACTACAACAATGATGTTCTGGCATTAAAGAACATTAATTTGGTGGTGCCTAAGAATAAAGTAACGGCTCTGATTGGCCCATCCGGCTGTGGTAAAACAACTCTGTTAAGGTGCTTTAACCGGATGCATGACTTGTATCCTGGGAACCGTTATGAGGGTCAAATCTATTTAGATGACGTGAATATCCTGAGTCGCAAGGTGGATCCGATCGAAGTGCGAATGCGAGTCAGCATGGTGTTCCAACGTCCTAATCCATTCCCTAAAACGATTTATGAAAATGTTGCCTATGGCTTGCGGGTACAGGGCTTAAGCAAAGGTAGCTCGATTGATGAGAGAGTTGAAGCCGCCCTTAAGGATGCAGCGCTGTGGAATGAGGTGAAGGATCGATTATCCGACTCAGCTTACAATTTGTCTGGTGGGCAGCAGCAGCGATTGTGCATTGCCAGGGCGATCGCCACCAATCCGGATATTGTCTTGTTTGATGAACCCACCTCGGCACTGGATCCGATCGCTACAGCCAGCATTGAGGATTTAGTGAATGAGTTAAAGCAACAGTTAACCATTTTGATCGTTACCCACAGCATGCAGCAAGCCGCTCGGCTGTCGGATTACACCGCCTTTATGTATTTGGGAGAGTTGTTAGAGTTTAACAGCACCAAACTTTTATTTAACGAACCTACCCTGCAACAAACCAAAGATTATGTTGCTGGACGCTTTGGTTAATTGCGGGGAACTTTCAGGAATCGTTTCATTCCCCATTCCCTAATCTGGGAAAGCAACCCCTGTAGACGGATCCCGGATATACAGGCCCAAGGTCAGCGATCGCAGAACTTCATCCCAAACAGGAGTCATCACATCCGCCTGATCTGCCCAGTAATCGAAGGTGATCAGAACCTGAATATTAGAGCCTAAGCCGACACAAATCCGTGAGTAAGCTTCTCGTTTCTCGTTGGAATCGATGAACTTCAATTCCACCCAGACAATGCGAGCGGTTTGCCGATTCAAGGTAATCACCTCTCCCCGTTCAATCACATCGCGACTATCCTGTTCAGCAATTTTCTTGAGCGTGGCTGCCAGAGGAAAGAGGCTGTAGTCGGCGGGAGGCAGGCGGTTAAAGGACATCTCCAGACAGCAATCATTGTTGGGGGGCTGCTTTTCCATAAATTTGAAAGATTTTTCACCGGGTTCTAGATGCCAGCCTCTGGGAATATCAAATCGGACTGCCCCCCGATCGGCTACAAAAATCTTGTAACCGGGCTTACTCTTCCAGCGATGATCTTCCTTCAGTTCCAGGGTTTGTTGAATCCACTCCGGTTTACCCTTCTTGCGCTTTCCCATTCGCTGCTTCCTATTTTTAGTCTGCCTGATTCATCTTATGCCTATCCCATTTTTAACCAGTCAAACACTTGAGTTGGGGATAAGCAATTTGCGATGCTTCAACAACCCGATTGATGGTATCTACAAGTTTTGCCTGCAGTCTGGAATGTTTAGCCTTAGGCATCGGCTTCTGAATAATTTCACCTTCGATATATTCGCTGGCAGGCTTCGTTTCCGAGAGTTGTAAAAATTCTTTCAGGGTAATTTGGGCGCTGGTTGATGTCATAGTCGCTTGTTAGAGTCATGATTTGTCATGAATTGAGAAGCAAACTGGGAGCGATCGGGCTGGATCACTGAATTATGCGGCTTGCCCTCTCGTCGAATCTCCTCCACCTGTCCCACTACAAATATCAGGATAAACGGTTGTCCCATTTCTGCTTGGACAAAATCTTCCAAGAGCGCTACCTGGTTGGGCGTGATTGGTTCTCTCGCCCGGACGTTTAGCCGTACCTCTGGTGGGTCAGTTAACCAGTTGATGCGACTGGTCATTAGTTCAATGCGTTGAAAGGTGATGGTGCGATTCAGCAGAGCCTCCCGCAGGCTGGCTTCCAGTTGGGACTGGCGTACCAGTTGACCAAAACTGACACCCAGAGGAATGAGCAGAACTGCTATGCTGGCCAGGGTCAGGAACAGCGCCTTGCGGGCACGGGTAAAGGAGGCATAACCCGCAACCAGAAAGGTCAGCATACAGGCCAGAATAATGCCCAGTAGATTGGTCAGGTAGAGCAGGGTGGCCCCCCAACTGAGCGACCAGTCAGCCTGGGAGATTCCCAGTCCAATTACACAAATTGGGGGCATCAGGGCAACGGCGATCGCGGTTCCCGCCAAACTCCCAGAAATCTTGGGCTGCACTTTGGCGTAGCCGCTGATGCCACCAGCTACTACTGCAACCCCCAGATCTAGCAGGGTTGGCTCCCCTCGCGCCAGCACCTCAGTGCCAAAATTGGAGATGCCTACCAACCGACCCAGTCCACAGGCCAAAACAAGAGCCAGCAACGTTCCCACCATGATCGAGGTGATGCCCCGACGCAACAGCGCCACATCGCCTTCGAGCGCACCAAAGGCAACCCCGCGAATTGGCAGCATCAACGGGGCGATGATCATGGCACCAATAATCACTGCTGGGCTGTTAGCCACCAGGCCAAAGGTGGCGATCGCGCAGGAACTGACAATCAAAATTAGAAAGGAAAAGTCAGGCGTTGATTCCTCCAGCAGTTTTGCCCGCACCTGTTGCACCTGAAGCAGCTTCTCATCAGACCATCTGATTGATCGGAAGCGATCGCGGATGTTGTTTAGCACCTCTGCCTCTTCTGAGGATTGCAAGCCCTTTCAGGGTCATGAGTACTCTTCTATCACAGAACGGTGGATAGGAATGCAAAGGGCTGCCTCCGCAGCGTCTTTTTAACAGCAGGTTCGATCGCAGCCCAAACCACCGAAAATAGGAAGAACAGACTGTTGTGGGTTAGGAGAAGAAACCGTGCTGAGTTCAACACAGGAATTGCTAGAAACGGCTCGACGGAATAGCTATGCGATCGGGGCGTTTAATGTGTACAACCTGGAAGGGGTGAAAGCGGTGATCAGTGCGGCGGCGGACAACAACAGTCCAGCAATGTTGCAACTGCATCCCAGTGCCCTGAGATATGGAGGCGCTCCTCTGGTGGCTATGTGTTTGCAAGCAGCCAAAGATGCGCGAGTGCCGATCGCGGTTCACCTGGATCACAGCACTTCAGCCAAGGACATTCGCACGGCTCTGGAAGTGGGAATGAACTCCATCATGGCCGACGGCTCTCACCTGCCCTACGAGGAAAACATGGCCTTTACCCGTGAAATGACCCGCTTAGCTCATGCCAAAGGGGCGATCGTAGAAGCCGAAATTGGTCGCATCAGCGGCACAGAAGATGGGCTGACGATCGCTGAAAAGGAAGCCAAGATGACCGACCCCGATCAGGCTGTGGAATTTGTGAAGGCGACCCAGGTAGATGCCCTCGCGGTGACGATCGGCAATGTTCACGGAGAATACAAAAGCCCACCTCGCCTGGACTTTCCCCGCCTGAAACGAATTCGCCAGCTAATCCCTATCCCCCTCGTACTGCATGGTGCATCCGGCCTTCCTGAACCGATGATCAGCCAGTCGATCCACCTGGGAGTCTGCAAATTTAACGTCAATACCGAAGTGCGGCAGGCATACATCCAAGCGCTGCAGGAGGAGATATGTCGCGATGAACCGGGAGATTTGTTAGACGGTATGAGTGGTGCGATCGCGGCTATGCAAGAGGTGATCACCGCTAAACTGCGCCTCTTTGGTTCCGTCAACAAAGCTCATTTGCACCAATCCCCCTATGCTCAAATGCTGGCTGAGCGCTTTTCGGCTGAACGACCTTAGGAGGAACCATGCACAACTCCATGCCATATCGAGCCGAGATTGCTGCGACATCCCCCCGATGCTCTATCGTCCAGGAATGAGCGTCGGGTACGACATTTCTCATGGTATATATCATTCCCTCATCCCCTCACCCCTTCATCCTCTTCGCCTCCAGCCAATTCTGGGTGATTTCGCGGTGAAAGTCGGCCACATCAGAAGGCAGGTCTGGGTGAAGAGGCAGCATCACCTTCTTGTACAGCTTCTTGTACTTCCGGCACGCCTTGACCAGAGCTTTCAAATTCTTTTCCGTAGGAGTCCAGGTATAGGCTCTGGCCGCTTTGGTTACGGACAGGTTAGCCTCTCCCAGTTTGTCTTCTAGTGTCATAGGCCGTGCTGAAGTGAAAGGGGCGATCGCAGTATTACTCATCCTAGCGCCCAAAGAGGTAGATAAAAATTGTCCAAGTCCAGAACCGGAGTTTCTCTGATTGGAAAACGACCGTTTTCTAGCTGGGTGGTTTATTTCTCTTAATTAACTGATTCATTAAAGAAAGTAACCCCCTACGGTATCACAGGCGGCATAAATTTCTGGGTATCTTCAGATAAAGTAACAAGACTGACGCAGGGAATTATTAACGACATGGGAACCGCATCGAACCGCAAACTGGATACCCTCGCTGTGCTTGCTTCTCTGACCGTACCGATTTTTGAGACTCCTAAAAAGTTATTCCCGCAATGGGTAGAAGTCAACGGCAAAATGGAATGCTGCTGGGTAGAAGTTGAGAACGGAGCGCGATCGAGCCGTTAGGTTTAGAATGGGGGATGCACAAAAATTCATAATTCCCTGGCTCTATGTCTGTTCGTGTTCGTATTGCACCCAGTCCTACGGGTAATCTCCATATTGGCACCGCCCGGACTGCCGTTTTTAACTGGTTATTTGCCCGTCATCACGGCGGCACATTTGTATTGCGAATTGAGGACACAGACCTGGAGCGATCGCGCCCGGAGTTTACCCAAAACATTCTGGACGGACTGAAATGGCTGGGCCTGACCTGGGATGAAGGTCCCTTCTTCCAGACCCAGCGGCTGGACTTATATCGTCGAAAGATTCAGGAATTGCTGGATCAAGGGCTGGCCTACCGCGCCTACGAAACACCGGAAGAACTGGAAACCATGCGGGAAGCCCAGAAAGCCAGGGGAGAAGCTCCCCGTTACAATAACGGCCACCGCCACCTGACTTTAGAACAACGCGCCGCCTATGAAGCCGAAGGCCGGACAGCCGTGATTCGCTTTAAGATCGATGACGATCGCGAAATTACCTGGACTGATCTGGTACGGGGCAAAATCACCTGGAAAGGCAAGGATCTGGGGGGCGATATGGTAATTGCCCGTGCTGCCACCGCGACAGACATTGGGCAACCCCTCTATAACTTCGTGGTGGTGGTAGACGATATCGACATGGCAATTACCCACGTCATCCGGGGCGAGGATCACATTGGCAATACGCCCAAACAAATTCTGCTTTATGAAGCTTTAGGTGCTCCGGTGCCTGAATTTGGCCACACACCGCTGATTCTCAACCAGCAGGGAGCCAAATTATCCAAACGGGACGGTGTGACTTCCATCTCCGATTTTCAGAAGATGGGCTACGTCGCTCCTGCCCTTGCTAACTACATGACGCTGTTGGGCTGGACTCCTCCCGATGCCACTCAGGAAATCTTCACCCTGGAAGAAGCGGCCAAACAGTTCAGTTTCGATCGGGTCAACAAAGCCGGAGCCAAATTTGATTGGGATAAACTCAACTGGCTGAACAGCCAATACCTCCATGCCATGTCCGCCAGCGCCTTAACCGATTTGCTGATTCCCTACTGGCAGGCAGCGGGCTATGAAGTTGATTGGATCGCCAAACGTCCCTGGCTGGAACAAATCAGCGCTCTGATCGGCCCCAGTCTGACCCGGTTAGATGAGGCCGTCCCCATGACCCGCTATCTCTTTACGCAGGATGTGGGCTTCAGCGAAGAGGCCACCAGGAAGTTGCAGCAGGATGGCTCAGCGGCGATCGTCGCAGCCCTGTCCACTGCTCTCTCCCAATCCTCCGAACTGACAGAATCCAGTGCCCAGAGCTTAATTAAACAGGTCGCTACCGATCTAGGTCGTAAAGAAGGCCAACTCAAACCCATCCTGCGAGCGGCTTTAACGGGAGAAACCAAAGGCCCAGACTTAATTCAATCCTGGCTACTCCTACATCAACAGGGATGGGATACGGCTCGCCTGCAGGCGGCTCTGGCGATCGTCCAATAATTTTGGTGGCTGAGAACCCTGGCATCTCAAAGATTCTGGGGTTCTTGATGGAGGCTTTATGCTTGAGCTATGGAACATCCCTCACCCTATATTGACCCTCAATGGTTAAGCCGTCCTGCTCCAGAGGTGGCACCCGACTTGATTGGTTGTGTCCTGGTCAGACAACTGCCTGATGGGGCGATCGTCCGGGGACTGATTGTAGAAACGGAAGCCTATGCAGCGGATGATCCGGCCTGCCATGCCTATCGCCGTCGCACGCCGCGAAACTCGGTGATGTTTGGGCCTGCGGGAGTGTCCTATGTCTACCTGATTTATGGAATTTACCATTGCTTAAATGTGGTCACAGATCTGGATGGCCTGCCCAGTGCGGTTCTGATTCGAGCGCTCCAGCTAGAAGGTGTTCCTGCCTGGATTGCACCTCAGGAGAAAGTAAAGCTGCATCGACTGGCGGCTGGCCCTGGAAAATTGTGTCAGACCCTGAAGATTGATCGCGCCCTCAACGGTACTCCCCTGCAACCTGACTCTCCCTTGTGGCTGGAACATCGCAGCGATCGTCTGCAACGGCAGCTAGACACCGACCAATTAACCCTGACTCAAACCACTCGCATCGGTCTCACCCAGGGAGTGGAACTTCCCTGGCGCTGGTACTTAACCAAATGTCCCGCCGTCTCAAGAAAGTAACTGTAATGACACGGGAGGTTATTCCGATTCGATTTGGTGCGTTACGCTAACGCCAACAGCACCCTACGGGTACTCTTAACTCTTCCCCTCTACCTTCAAAAATAGGAAGAAAAAGCGATCGCTGAGCCAAGTTTCACTATAATGTCCGCCATTGATTTGGAATTTCCGATCCGATCGCTGGAGCGACGTGGTTAAGCGATGACTTTTATTTCCCTCACTTACTTCCTGTTCCTGATCAGCCTCCTGGTGGCCTACTGGTCTGTGGAACAACCCAAACTCAGGCTGATTTTGTTGCTGGCTGCAAGTTTGGTGTTCTACGCCTCCTTCCAGGTGCAATACATTCCCCTGTTGTTGGCCGCCACCTGGATCAATTTTCGGATTGGGCAGGGGCTGTCCACCCCACCCGATTGGCGCATTGATGACTGGCAATTCGCCCAGCAAGACTGGAATCAACGGCGGCTGAAATTGCTCTGGTTTGGGATTGGCCTGAATGTTCTGCTGTTATTTGGCTTCAAGTACATTCCTTTCACCCTGACCACGATCGCTCAAATCTTTGGCTGGCCTGCCGCTCAAACCGTGGCCCAATGGACAAGCCATAACTTAATTGCCCCGATTGGCATCAGCTTCTTTAGCTTTGAATGTATTGCCTATCTGGTCGATGTTTATCGGGGAGCACCTGCCGCTCAACAATTGCTCTCGTTTGCAACCTACAAGCTATTTTTTGCCAAATTGCTATCTGGGCCAATTACCCGTTACCACACGATGGCAGCTCAGATGCAGCAGCAACGCCGTCCTCCCCTCGATCGCATGACCGAGGGATTGTGGCTGATCGCTAGTGGCGCGATTAAGAAAGGACTGCTGGCCGATAACATTGGCATTCTGGTGGATCTCAGCTTGCAAAACCTGCAGCGGGCTGGCAGTGTGGATCTCTGGCTGGCGACGTTTGCTTACGGGCTGCAGCTTTACCTGGATTTCAGCGGCTATGTCGATATGGCCCGTGGCACTGCCGTGTTGCTGGGTTTCAACCTGCCTCAGAACTTTGATTTTCCCTACTTCACAACCAGCATTGCCGAGTTCTGGCGACGCTGGCACATCACCCTGGGAGATTGGCTCCGCAACTATCTCTACTTCCCGTTAGGTGGCTCACGGCAGGGATTAGTTCGTACCTGCTTAAACCTGATGATCGTCATGGCGATCGCCGGGATCTGGCATGGAGCCGCCTGGGGGTTTGTGGTCTGGGGAATTTTGCACGGACTGGCATTGGTGATTCATCGCCTCACCGATGCCCTTGCCAAGCGACACGAGGGACTGAAGCGCTTCTGGCAACATCCGGCTGGGGTGCTGATCGCCTGGGTACTAACCCAATTGATGGTATTTGTCGCCTGGATTTTCTTCCGCCTGCCTAACCTGAAGGACTCCTGGCTGGTAATGCAACGCCTCTTTGGTCATCCCGCCGATGCTCAGTTTGCCCAGAAGGTGTATGTGGAGGCGATCGGTCTGCAACCCCTGCAAATTTTTCTGCTGCTCTGGTTATTGGTTGGGGTGATGGCGATCGCCTACGTCTTCGAGCGGGGTCTTAAGCTACAACTCAATTGGAATATCAAACTGATGCTCGTTCCCGCTTGCCTGTTTGCCGTTTGGTTATTAGCTCCGCAGGGGGCACTACCCTACATTTACTTTGATTTTTAGCAACGTGAAGGGTTGCAGGCTGAATAGGGATTATTTTTACGACTTAAAGAGAAACTTCTGATGAAAACGCTGCTTTCGCTGTCTCTGGTGGCTACCTTCCTCGTCGGTTGTACTGCTCAGACCGTGACTTCACCCACTCCCAGTGAACCTGTAACGCCTCCAGCAGCAAGCCCATCTCCGACGGGCAATATTCAAGTCGAAGAATTCACGTTGGATGAAGTTGGTGC from Leptodesmis sichuanensis A121 includes:
- the pstA gene encoding phosphate ABC transporter permease PstA, which gives rise to MAQGDMAQENFKTVQDGVSKRQFLSAAFSILGLLVILVSTIVLLALVVQLFVQGYPRLNWQFFTSFPSSNYQEAGILAAWVGSFLVMLVTVTIAVPLGVAAGIYLEEYGGKNWLAAIIEINVTNLAGVPSIVYGLLALGFFNDTLGLGDSISTAGLTLALLILPIVIVTTREALRAIPNSLREAAYAVGSSKWQVIWDHILPCSYGSILTGIIIGLSRAIGETAPLITIGALTFIAFLPPAPIQPDFPFISFEWLKAPFTVMPIQMFNWVSRPEPEFQVNAAAAGAVLIVMTLTMNGLAIYLRYRFRKGVKW
- the pstB gene encoding phosphate ABC transporter ATP-binding protein PstB, with the protein product MVDDRSSHVANAAELDPKAEVRNLSFYYNNDVLALKNINLVVPKNKVTALIGPSGCGKTTLLRCFNRMHDLYPGNRYEGQIYLDDVNILSRKVDPIEVRMRVSMVFQRPNPFPKTIYENVAYGLRVQGLSKGSSIDERVEAALKDAALWNEVKDRLSDSAYNLSGGQQQRLCIARAIATNPDIVLFDEPTSALDPIATASIEDLVNELKQQLTILIVTHSMQQAARLSDYTAFMYLGELLEFNSTKLLFNEPTLQQTKDYVAGRFG
- a CDS encoding Uma2 family endonuclease, whose translation is MTSTSAQITLKEFLQLSETKPASEYIEGEIIQKPMPKAKHSRLQAKLVDTINRVVEASQIAYPQLKCLTG
- a CDS encoding DUF389 domain-containing protein, whose protein sequence is MQSSEEAEVLNNIRDRFRSIRWSDEKLLQVQQVRAKLLEESTPDFSFLILIVSSCAIATFGLVANSPAVIIGAMIIAPLMLPIRGVAFGALEGDVALLRRGITSIMVGTLLALVLACGLGRLVGISNFGTEVLARGEPTLLDLGVAVVAGGISGYAKVQPKISGSLAGTAIAVALMPPICVIGLGISQADWSLSWGATLLYLTNLLGIILACMLTFLVAGYASFTRARKALFLTLASIAVLLIPLGVSFGQLVRQSQLEASLREALLNRTITFQRIELMTSRINWLTDPPEVRLNVRAREPITPNQVALLEDFVQAEMGQPFILIFVVGQVEEIRREGKPHNSVIQPDRSQFASQFMTNHDSNKRL
- a CDS encoding class II fructose-bisphosphate aldolase, with product MLSSTQELLETARRNSYAIGAFNVYNLEGVKAVISAAADNNSPAMLQLHPSALRYGGAPLVAMCLQAAKDARVPIAVHLDHSTSAKDIRTALEVGMNSIMADGSHLPYEENMAFTREMTRLAHAKGAIVEAEIGRISGTEDGLTIAEKEAKMTDPDQAVEFVKATQVDALAVTIGNVHGEYKSPPRLDFPRLKRIRQLIPIPLVLHGASGLPEPMISQSIHLGVCKFNVNTEVRQAYIQALQEEICRDEPGDLLDGMSGAIAAMQEVITAKLRLFGSVNKAHLHQSPYAQMLAERFSAERP
- the gltX gene encoding glutamate--tRNA ligase gives rise to the protein MSVRVRIAPSPTGNLHIGTARTAVFNWLFARHHGGTFVLRIEDTDLERSRPEFTQNILDGLKWLGLTWDEGPFFQTQRLDLYRRKIQELLDQGLAYRAYETPEELETMREAQKARGEAPRYNNGHRHLTLEQRAAYEAEGRTAVIRFKIDDDREITWTDLVRGKITWKGKDLGGDMVIARAATATDIGQPLYNFVVVVDDIDMAITHVIRGEDHIGNTPKQILLYEALGAPVPEFGHTPLILNQQGAKLSKRDGVTSISDFQKMGYVAPALANYMTLLGWTPPDATQEIFTLEEAAKQFSFDRVNKAGAKFDWDKLNWLNSQYLHAMSASALTDLLIPYWQAAGYEVDWIAKRPWLEQISALIGPSLTRLDEAVPMTRYLFTQDVGFSEEATRKLQQDGSAAIVAALSTALSQSSELTESSAQSLIKQVATDLGRKEGQLKPILRAALTGETKGPDLIQSWLLLHQQGWDTARLQAALAIVQ
- a CDS encoding DNA-3-methyladenine glycosylase yields the protein MEHPSPYIDPQWLSRPAPEVAPDLIGCVLVRQLPDGAIVRGLIVETEAYAADDPACHAYRRRTPRNSVMFGPAGVSYVYLIYGIYHCLNVVTDLDGLPSAVLIRALQLEGVPAWIAPQEKVKLHRLAAGPGKLCQTLKIDRALNGTPLQPDSPLWLEHRSDRLQRQLDTDQLTLTQTTRIGLTQGVELPWRWYLTKCPAVSRK
- a CDS encoding MBOAT family O-acyltransferase; translation: MTFISLTYFLFLISLLVAYWSVEQPKLRLILLLAASLVFYASFQVQYIPLLLAATWINFRIGQGLSTPPDWRIDDWQFAQQDWNQRRLKLLWFGIGLNVLLLFGFKYIPFTLTTIAQIFGWPAAQTVAQWTSHNLIAPIGISFFSFECIAYLVDVYRGAPAAQQLLSFATYKLFFAKLLSGPITRYHTMAAQMQQQRRPPLDRMTEGLWLIASGAIKKGLLADNIGILVDLSLQNLQRAGSVDLWLATFAYGLQLYLDFSGYVDMARGTAVLLGFNLPQNFDFPYFTTSIAEFWRRWHITLGDWLRNYLYFPLGGSRQGLVRTCLNLMIVMAIAGIWHGAAWGFVVWGILHGLALVIHRLTDALAKRHEGLKRFWQHPAGVLIAWVLTQLMVFVAWIFFRLPNLKDSWLVMQRLFGHPADAQFAQKVYVEAIGLQPLQIFLLLWLLVGVMAIAYVFERGLKLQLNWNIKLMLVPACLFAVWLLAPQGALPYIYFDF